From a region of the Polyangium spumosum genome:
- a CDS encoding ABC transporter ATP-binding protein, with product MTSLSVDPKATDATKAAPGKSRAEKALARFHEEDRLGEGLDTRILAGLWPFIRPHAKWLVISLFLLLAGSGLAVLQPWLMGRTFDAFDQPDAARTLMQMGALILVLKLFEQSIAFPQVYLMQLAGARAAGDMRAHVFRFLHTRRLGFFDRTPVGRLVTRVTNDVDAINEMFASGTLNALGDLVRLVLIVVVMLQRDWQLALITFVAVPPVALGVMWTRRRIRDAFREIRVKTARMNAYLNEQISGMAVVQAYAREEKSSLEFDDINEAYRQANNRSIVFDAALDAAIELVQSLCIAAVLWYAGVRSLSDRVSFGTLVTFVAYIEMFFVPIRDLSARMTQLQSAMAGAERIFQLLENNEEDAPVPAASEGQAEKVEKKDESIAFELDHVDFEYKPGVPILRDVSIQAGKGEKIALVGATGAGKTTVASLLLRLYEAKEGHVRVFGRDVKATQRDELRKKFAVVPQEVFLFPGTIASNIAAGDVEVDEARVVRALERIGALDLFERREGGLEAKVEERGSNFSAGERQLIAFARALYRDPPILVLDEATANIDSDTEARLQKAVWAAMQGRTALIIAHRLSTIRAVDRIVVFHKGRVVEQGNHDTLLAQGGAYARLYQLQFSRGEAHAAE from the coding sequence ATGACGAGTTTGTCCGTGGATCCCAAGGCCACCGACGCGACGAAGGCGGCGCCCGGGAAGAGCCGGGCCGAGAAGGCGCTCGCGCGTTTTCACGAGGAGGACCGGCTCGGCGAGGGCCTCGACACGCGTATCCTCGCGGGGCTCTGGCCCTTCATCCGGCCGCACGCGAAGTGGCTCGTCATCTCGCTCTTCCTGCTGCTCGCGGGCTCGGGCCTCGCCGTGCTCCAGCCCTGGCTCATGGGGCGGACGTTCGACGCCTTCGATCAGCCGGACGCGGCGCGGACGCTCATGCAGATGGGCGCCCTCATCCTCGTCTTGAAGCTCTTCGAGCAGTCGATCGCGTTCCCGCAGGTCTACCTCATGCAGCTCGCGGGCGCGCGGGCGGCGGGGGACATGCGCGCGCACGTCTTCCGCTTCTTGCATACGCGCAGGCTCGGCTTCTTCGATCGGACGCCCGTCGGCAGGCTCGTCACGCGCGTGACGAACGACGTCGACGCCATCAACGAGATGTTCGCCTCGGGCACGCTGAACGCGCTCGGCGATCTCGTGCGGCTCGTCCTCATCGTCGTGGTGATGTTGCAGCGCGACTGGCAGCTCGCGTTGATCACGTTCGTCGCCGTGCCGCCGGTCGCGCTCGGCGTGATGTGGACGCGGCGCCGGATCCGCGACGCGTTCCGCGAGATCCGCGTCAAGACGGCGCGCATGAACGCCTACCTGAACGAGCAGATCTCGGGCATGGCCGTCGTGCAGGCCTACGCGCGCGAGGAGAAGAGCTCGCTCGAGTTCGACGACATCAACGAGGCGTACCGGCAGGCGAACAACCGCTCGATCGTCTTCGACGCGGCCCTCGACGCGGCCATCGAGCTCGTGCAGAGCCTCTGCATCGCGGCCGTGCTCTGGTACGCGGGTGTCCGATCGCTCTCGGACCGCGTCTCGTTCGGCACGCTCGTCACGTTCGTCGCGTACATCGAGATGTTCTTCGTCCCGATCCGCGATCTCTCGGCGCGCATGACGCAGCTCCAGTCGGCGATGGCCGGCGCGGAGCGCATCTTCCAGCTCCTCGAGAACAACGAGGAGGACGCGCCCGTGCCCGCGGCATCGGAAGGGCAGGCCGAGAAGGTCGAGAAGAAAGACGAGTCGATCGCGTTCGAGCTCGACCACGTCGACTTCGAGTACAAGCCCGGCGTGCCGATCCTCCGGGACGTCTCGATCCAGGCGGGGAAGGGCGAGAAGATCGCGCTCGTCGGCGCGACGGGGGCGGGCAAGACGACGGTGGCGTCGTTGCTCCTGCGCCTCTACGAGGCGAAGGAAGGCCACGTGCGTGTGTTCGGGCGCGACGTGAAGGCCACGCAGCGTGACGAGCTGCGCAAGAAGTTCGCCGTCGTGCCGCAGGAGGTCTTCCTCTTCCCGGGGACGATCGCGAGCAACATCGCGGCGGGTGACGTCGAGGTCGACGAGGCGCGTGTCGTGCGCGCCCTCGAGCGCATCGGCGCGCTCGATCTCTTCGAGCGTCGCGAGGGCGGGCTCGAGGCGAAGGTCGAGGAGCGTGGTTCGAACTTCTCGGCGGGCGAGCGTCAGCTCATCGCGTTCGCGCGCGCGCTCTACCGCGACCCGCCGATCCTCGTGCTCGACGAGGCCACGGCGAACATCGACAGCGACACCGAGGCGCGCCTGCAGAAGGCGGTCTGGGCCGCGATGCAGGGCCGTACGGCGCTGATCATCGCCCACCGGCTCTCGACGATCCGCGCGGTGGATCGGATCGTCGTGTTCCACAAGGGTCGTGTCGTCGAGCAGGGCAACCACGACACGCTGCTCGCGCAGGGCGGGGCGTACGCGCGGCTGTATCAGCTCCAGTTCAGCCGGGGCGAGGCGCACGCGGCGGAGTAG
- a CDS encoding ABC transporter ATP-binding protein yields the protein MRKLDPAEFPSGLGAQFRRNLWLYVSGALLLAVQQLLMAKRDFLVRDAVDAAEQLRASDAADDALLMLGVVVTAAVVRVLSRWTMFTGGRNVEYELRAVLLARLHKLGPAFFRRMPTGEIMSRSTSDLQQVRLLLGFGILNVVNSVFAFSSALYVMARVSGKLTLAALATFPVLMLITRSFSTRMFQRMRENQEALGKMSDRVLASLAGVRVVRSFALEEAEIATFERSNRDYVEKNLGLARIRGSMQPIMGSILAAGTIIVFWYGGSLVLRGDISKGDFVSFWAALGRLVWPMLALGFVTSIVARGRASYMRLKAIFDAVPEVVSGPLPAPKDVSGALRVEGLAFAHGERKVLEDVGFGIPAGGSLAIVGRTGSGKSTVATLLPRLLPTPRGAVFLDGHDICDLPLEVVRESIGYAQQDAFLFSTTVAQNIGYSLEEQDSPEAMQKIRAAAAEAGVLAEIESLPDGFDTVVGERGVQLSGGQRQRVALARALLREPKVLVLDDPMSAVDAKTEAAILGAIERQAARRTLVLITHRVAAAKRCDRILVLERGRVVEEGTHEELVLAGGLYASFAEEQEIEEKLAAFGAEDLPSSMPSPEAAPA from the coding sequence ATGCGAAAGCTCGATCCGGCCGAGTTCCCTTCGGGGCTCGGCGCGCAGTTCCGCAGGAACCTCTGGCTCTACGTGAGCGGCGCGCTCCTCCTCGCCGTGCAGCAGCTCCTCATGGCGAAGCGCGACTTCCTCGTGCGCGACGCCGTCGACGCGGCCGAGCAGCTCCGCGCGAGCGACGCGGCCGACGATGCGCTGCTCATGCTGGGCGTGGTCGTCACGGCGGCGGTCGTGCGTGTCCTCTCGCGCTGGACGATGTTCACCGGCGGCAGGAACGTCGAGTACGAGCTGCGCGCCGTCCTGCTCGCGCGGCTGCACAAGCTCGGCCCCGCGTTCTTCCGGCGCATGCCCACGGGCGAGATCATGAGCCGCTCGACGAGCGACCTGCAGCAGGTCCGCCTCCTCCTCGGCTTCGGCATCCTCAACGTGGTCAACTCGGTGTTCGCGTTCTCGAGCGCGCTCTACGTCATGGCGCGCGTGAGCGGCAAGCTGACGCTCGCGGCGCTCGCGACGTTCCCCGTGCTCATGCTGATCACGCGCTCCTTCTCGACGCGGATGTTCCAGCGCATGCGCGAGAACCAGGAGGCGCTCGGCAAGATGAGCGACCGCGTCCTCGCGAGCCTGGCGGGCGTCCGTGTCGTCCGGAGCTTCGCGCTCGAGGAGGCCGAGATCGCCACGTTCGAGCGGTCGAACCGGGACTACGTCGAGAAGAACCTGGGGCTCGCGCGTATCCGCGGATCGATGCAGCCGATCATGGGCTCGATCCTCGCGGCGGGCACGATCATCGTCTTCTGGTACGGCGGTTCGCTCGTCTTGCGCGGCGACATCTCGAAGGGGGATTTCGTCTCGTTCTGGGCCGCGCTCGGGCGCCTCGTCTGGCCGATGCTCGCGCTCGGCTTCGTGACCTCGATCGTCGCGCGTGGCCGGGCGAGCTACATGCGGCTCAAGGCGATCTTCGACGCCGTGCCCGAGGTCGTGAGCGGCCCGCTCCCCGCGCCGAAGGACGTCTCCGGCGCGCTGCGCGTCGAGGGCCTCGCGTTCGCGCACGGCGAGCGGAAGGTCCTCGAGGACGTGGGCTTCGGCATCCCCGCGGGCGGATCGCTCGCGATCGTCGGGCGCACGGGCTCGGGCAAGAGCACGGTCGCCACGCTCCTGCCGCGGCTCTTGCCGACGCCACGCGGCGCGGTCTTCCTCGACGGACACGACATCTGCGATCTGCCGCTCGAGGTCGTGCGCGAGAGCATCGGTTACGCGCAGCAGGACGCGTTCCTCTTCTCGACGACCGTGGCGCAGAACATCGGCTACTCGCTCGAAGAGCAGGACTCGCCGGAGGCCATGCAGAAGATCCGCGCCGCCGCGGCCGAGGCGGGTGTGCTCGCGGAGATCGAGTCCTTGCCGGACGGCTTCGACACGGTCGTGGGCGAGCGCGGCGTGCAGCTCTCGGGTGGCCAGCGGCAACGCGTCGCGCTGGCCCGCGCGCTCCTGCGCGAGCCCAAGGTCCTCGTCCTCGACGACCCGATGAGCGCGGTCGACGCGAAGACGGAGGCGGCGATCCTCGGCGCCATCGAGCGCCAGGCCGCGCGCCGCACGCTCGTCTTGATCACCCACCGCGTCGCCGCGGCGAAGCGGTGTGATCGCATCCTCGTGCTCGAGCGCGGGCGCGTCGTGGAGGAGGGCACGCACGAGGAGCTCGTCCTCGCCGGGGGCCTGTACGCGTCGTTCGCCGAGGAGCAGGAGATCGAAGAGAAGCTCGCCGCGTTCGGCGCCGAGGACCTGCCGTCCTCGATGCCCTCGCCGGAGGCCGCGCCCGCATGA
- a CDS encoding CxxC-x17-CxxC domain-containing protein, which produces MEQPRDEQINCASCGSSFLFSATDAAARAERGLSSPPTLCKPCWREKRSKNTGPGRGAASSSASPRPRDPRRNEPHARPGRYTGDVNEYRSPMPDPHFATYPTHGRPASPAPRGGGFSHRGPGPRGRGFPITCAACGVAATVPFRPAEGQKVYCRACFQAEKPS; this is translated from the coding sequence ATGGAGCAGCCCCGAGACGAGCAGATCAACTGCGCGAGCTGCGGCTCGTCGTTCCTCTTTTCCGCCACCGACGCGGCCGCGCGCGCCGAGCGTGGCCTTTCGTCCCCGCCGACCCTGTGCAAGCCCTGCTGGCGCGAGAAGCGGTCGAAGAACACGGGGCCGGGCCGCGGCGCAGCATCCTCGTCTGCCTCGCCGCGCCCGAGAGATCCGCGCCGCAACGAGCCCCACGCGCGCCCCGGTCGCTACACGGGCGACGTGAACGAATACCGCAGCCCGATGCCCGATCCGCACTTCGCTACGTACCCCACGCACGGCCGCCCGGCCTCCCCGGCGCCCCGCGGCGGCGGTTTCTCGCATCGCGGCCCGGGCCCGCGTGGCCGAGGTTTCCCGATCACGTGCGCGGCCTGCGGCGTCGCGGCGACCGTCCCGTTCAGGCCGGCCGAGGGCCAGAAGGTCTACTGCCGGGCCTGCTTCCAGGCAGAAAAACCGTCCTGA
- a CDS encoding serine/threonine-protein kinase, giving the protein MASRTPAPGAIVDNKYRLAERIGGGGMGHVFRAENVLAGRAVAIKFLHPELSENTELAQRFFQEAQAVNRIRHPNIVDVIDAGVGEMGPYIVMEHLEGEGVGSALQRLGRFDVDAAVGTCIPVLEALDAAHRVGIIHRDLKPENVFVAFDASRGQAVVRLLDFGIAKVLDSSGPSPRTRTGVVFGTPDYLSPEQATGDAPIDGRSDLFAVGVLLYELLTGTRPFRAPTAVATAFRVVHAEAPTLAAAGVHVDPRLEAVVARLLQKDPMKRYATAGEVARELERFSSDPMKRSMALGRIINVPRRVAHASVQQAQGMPPPSPPATILPEPDRLNNTPMREPPPPPIRPAVRTSFSDPGASIPYAPTRVVPSISGSSGRASDPGPPPRGDYIAPQRNVEPLVPPAMPRPFGVARSAASTSGTSSASSSSAGPPSRYVPSRSASSRFPGMYQVRGAVLRAVDKALTEDAGPRVREQVVAQLPQRYAEDFLNDSINALVAYDLEALDAYMEIATAISLHEPSRWRALGRLAIGGELHNTVRSVLRPAPDLQIAIRRGISIWSRLFSFGAWKVGSSQTGKVVLQIAEFEPASLALRLWVVGMVEETARRAASFDVRVAITTGELGFTPELTCEIV; this is encoded by the coding sequence ATGGCTTCTCGAACTCCCGCCCCCGGCGCGATCGTCGACAACAAGTACCGCCTTGCAGAGCGCATCGGCGGTGGCGGGATGGGTCACGTCTTTCGTGCGGAGAACGTGCTCGCCGGCCGCGCGGTCGCGATCAAGTTCCTCCACCCCGAGCTGTCGGAGAACACCGAGCTCGCGCAGCGCTTCTTCCAGGAGGCCCAGGCGGTCAACCGCATCCGCCACCCGAACATCGTCGACGTGATCGACGCGGGCGTGGGGGAGATGGGCCCCTACATCGTGATGGAGCACCTCGAAGGCGAGGGCGTGGGCTCCGCGTTGCAGCGCCTCGGGCGCTTCGACGTCGACGCCGCGGTCGGGACGTGTATCCCGGTGCTCGAGGCGCTCGACGCCGCGCACCGCGTGGGCATCATCCATCGTGATCTGAAGCCCGAGAACGTCTTCGTCGCGTTCGACGCGTCGCGAGGTCAAGCGGTCGTAAGGCTTCTGGATTTCGGCATCGCGAAGGTGCTCGACTCGAGCGGGCCCTCGCCGCGCACGCGCACGGGCGTGGTCTTCGGGACGCCCGACTATCTCTCGCCCGAGCAGGCCACGGGCGACGCGCCGATCGACGGCCGCAGCGATCTCTTCGCCGTCGGCGTGTTGCTCTACGAGCTGCTCACGGGCACGCGCCCGTTCCGCGCGCCGACGGCCGTCGCGACGGCGTTCCGCGTGGTGCACGCCGAGGCGCCCACGCTCGCCGCGGCGGGCGTACACGTCGATCCGCGGCTCGAGGCGGTGGTCGCGAGGCTCCTGCAGAAGGATCCGATGAAGAGGTACGCCACCGCGGGCGAGGTGGCCCGCGAGCTCGAGCGCTTCTCGTCGGATCCGATGAAGCGCTCGATGGCGCTCGGTCGGATCATCAACGTGCCGAGGCGCGTCGCGCACGCGAGCGTGCAGCAAGCGCAAGGCATGCCGCCGCCGTCGCCCCCGGCCACGATCCTGCCCGAGCCCGATCGCCTGAACAACACGCCCATGCGCGAGCCGCCTCCGCCGCCGATCCGGCCCGCCGTGCGCACGAGCTTCAGCGATCCGGGGGCCTCGATCCCGTACGCGCCGACGCGCGTCGTGCCGAGCATCTCGGGCAGCTCCGGTCGCGCGAGTGATCCCGGGCCGCCGCCGCGAGGCGACTACATCGCCCCGCAGCGCAACGTCGAGCCGCTCGTGCCTCCGGCGATGCCGCGCCCGTTCGGCGTGGCGCGCAGCGCGGCCTCGACGTCGGGGACCTCTTCGGCGAGCTCGTCCTCCGCGGGGCCGCCGTCGCGTTACGTCCCCTCGCGCTCGGCGTCGTCGCGTTTCCCCGGCATGTACCAGGTGCGCGGCGCCGTGCTCCGCGCCGTGGACAAGGCCCTCACCGAGGACGCGGGGCCACGCGTGCGCGAGCAGGTCGTCGCGCAGCTCCCGCAGCGGTACGCCGAGGACTTCCTCAACGACTCGATCAACGCGCTCGTCGCGTACGACCTCGAGGCGCTCGACGCGTACATGGAGATCGCGACCGCGATCTCGCTGCACGAGCCTTCACGATGGCGCGCGCTCGGCCGCCTCGCGATCGGCGGCGAGCTCCACAACACGGTGCGCAGCGTGCTCCGACCCGCGCCGGATCTGCAGATCGCGATCCGCCGCGGGATCTCGATCTGGTCGCGCCTCTTCAGCTTCGGCGCGTGGAAGGTGGGCTCGAGCCAGACCGGCAAGGTGGTCCTGCAGATCGCGGAGTTCGAGCCGGCCTCGCTCGCGCTGCGGCTCTGGGTGGTGGGGATGGTCGAGGAGACCGCGCGCCGCGCCGCGAGCTTCGACGTACGCGTGGCGATCACCACGGGCGAGCTCGGGTTCACGCCCGAGCTCACCTGCGAGATCGTCTGA